GTCACCTGAGTTACTTCAGAAACAGAAATTGCAATTGCAGCTTTGGCGTCATCATCCTCAAGACGCTTGAGCGCTCTGCCAATTTTCCTATCACACTCACTAATAAGCTTATCTATGACGTCCTCCAACTCCCTATCATAATTGTCGGCACCTTTTGCTTTCGCTTCCTCATATCTAGAAACAGTTAAGGAAATACCCAAAAAGACAATAATAATCATAGCACATcatctttcaattttttatcaCTTTCCTTCTACTTACACTCTCGTTGTTATCCAAAATATTCAGAAATGAAATCAATTAACCAATTTCAAACTTCTGTCAAATCCCACCCCCttcaaaccctaatttcacATCTTACAAAATCTTccaaatttaataaaattcgCACTAAATTTTCAGACTTCCAAACTTACAAAGCTATTTCATTACACAAAGCCATCATAATTCAAAGGGTTTGAAGTAGAAGAAAATTCATGGCAGGACCAGATTTTCCTAATTCAAAGGGTATTGCTGTTAGCGAACTTGAATCTCAAAATTAAAACAACAGAAGGCCGTTAATTGATTTCAAAAGCTGACATATCTTACAGCCAAAGAGTACACCAATtcaaaaccctaaccctaagtGGTTGGAACATATATGCAGCAAGTAAAGGGAGAAAACGAAACAGAAGAGTGAAATAGAGCAGAGATCGTGAAGGATACTCTTTCCTGAGCTGCAAGGAGTGCACCTTAGGGCAAGGACCCATATCCATTTTCTGAAAACAAAAccagtcacagaatcaaaacgACGAAGCCCTAAGAACAAAACGACGCTGAAAACAAAGAGGGGTTGTTGATGAAGAATGTTACCGTGAGCTGAAAGAGCTCGTGAGGGCAGAGACCAACGAGATAGAGGCGACAGACATCGCGATCGTAGTACTTGCGGTTCACTTCACGAACGTCGCCGTTTCGGTTCGCTCCCATCAACACATCAAGCTGCTTCCGTATCGCGTCCATGCTCGCTTTGCCACTCACAGTGAAAACCAGTTGCTTCCTCTGTTACTGGCGTTGTTGATAGATgccactcttcttcttctacttgtGATATGGTTTtggttttctttcttctctctctctctctctctcgcgcgaTCTGGAATTTTACCCCCAAATCACACTCCTTTGTGAGTTTTAGGGTTAAGTTAAAGAGGTCCAAGTCTAGTTGGGTCTTCTTCatttgcctttttttttattgttaattttttattgatataaaaaataattcaatttaTTTAAACCATAAACAATGTACCAACGGGTGGTTCGTTGAAGTGGTATTTGATTCTCCTTAAGTAAGGTCACGGGTTCGAGTCTTGTGGATGAAAAAAATCATCTTAAGAGAGTTAGGTACACCATGATGTGAATGTTCTCAGCTCAAACATTATTACCTTCGAAGGAGGACACATGTATTACACCAAAAAATCATAAACAATGTATTTTGATGGTATTTATATTTATgatgaaaaaatgaaatatcaaaaaattgataatcatattgtcCCCGCTCatatgatagttcaagtggtaggagttgggggATATATGAGTTGGGTGAGGGAGCTCCAGGGATCGATTATTCGCaaatgcaatttattttttcgatgtaaaaaaaatcatattatttTGTCTTCTACCTTAGGAGTTGCACTCTTCGGAGCTTTTGGCCTTCACCACATCTGGGTTGAAATTACGAGATTAATTTAATATACCAAATATTTTGGTTTGCCTTAGACATACCTTTCAAAAATTGTAGGACACTCTGACAATATCATAATTCTTCATACATAATAATGAAATATTTGAATTATTAATATGAAAAGGATTGTCAACTCATTCTTTTGAACTTACTTTCTAACAAACTCCTTGTAATTGGTTCATTTTCAAAATGGTCAacatatttttctctcttttattaaaaatagtgttgacattttaaaaaataaacattcaCACGAAGTGCTTGTGCGTGTTACTAGCATTTCTATTGTCAATATTTAGTTAATGAAATGCGAAAAATACCCTTTTGGATTAAACCTAACTCATTTTCTTCTCCACTAGTTCACCTCATTTGGGTCGCCACACCATCTTTATGTTTTCTGCTTTTCTAGACCCCATTTTCACTTTCTCTCATGTTTTTGTTCGTGATCTCTGCATCAACTGTTTCCAAAGCGGCAATGTGGTTTGAAGCCTTTGCATTGTCCTCTATAGtttcttcttcatgttcttCTAGCTCTTGTTCCCCTCGTATCGTGGCGTTACTTTGAGGCAAATCTTCTAGTTCATATTCTTGCTCTTGGTTGAAAACCATATTGTGGGATTTTCCTTGATCTGAGGTTGGTTGGAGTTCAAGTGCATGTCCTCAATCTTCACTTCACGCGAAAGCAACGAAACCTTCTCGCCTAACTTTATTTAGAATAGTGATCGATCCCTCGAGAGTTACATTCGTAACTTAATGTTATGTTCACGTTCACGCGGTGATATTATATCCAAGAGTACTACCTTGTACGTAGTCTATGTCTGGGGAGCATACTTGAGTTTCATTGCCATGACCTTGGTGTGGTTTGACCTCCACACGCTTGTTAGTGGGCTTGAGGTCAAAGGATCAAAGCTTTTGCTTCTACGCCATGCTAGTGACAAGAACGAACTATGGTCAGGGTTTGCATGGAATTATAGAAGGGGATTGTCTGAAGAGGAGAGAAATTAGGGTTTTAAATTGTGATTTAAAGGGAAAATGGTTGAAATACATGTTGTGAACAATGGAAATGCTGAAAAAGTGTTCAATATTTTACGCACATGTGGTGGCTGTCAGGGAAGTTATGGTTAGAGTAATCAAAGAAGTGGTTATCAAGGAAGTTGCGGTCTCTTTGAGGAAGATGAGACGATGTTAGTAAATTACCATTAatttaaggcttaaatactctaggggtccctgaaattgtaccccgtatcaaaataagtccctgaaatttttttttccgattctggatccctggaattgtttttttaatcagaataagtccctacgccggagaagacggtggttgacgACGGCGGTCATGGAGGCGCTACGACCAAGGTGTTGGGCCGGCTTCGTCTCGTCCTCAGgaactcagtggtggtggtctcgtgggctgggtcgtcacagttgaagagaaaaggccagtcgcaagttgatttcttctcgccggaatttatggagcttctcggtttcttcgttttagctttgtttcttgcgatttcttcgcccagatcagatatatgaaggtctaggagtgttttaaacatgttatttcatggtttgtggaaacaatgaggaggcaaccactgtcttctccggcgtagggacttattttgatcaaaaaaaatttctagggacccggaatcggaaaaaaaaatttcaaggacttattttgatacggggtacaatttcagggacctacagagtatttaagccttaatttAATAGGTAAATTTTTCATTCACTAATTGGGTACATTAACTTTCTTTCAAAGATATTGTTGCATTAAAATAACACAGGAAACAAAAGTGATACGAGAAGAATCATGCTTATCGAACCCAAGAGATTAAGGCATGAATACTATATTTCAAACGAGGGGCCGTTTTGAAAATTGAAAGGTTATTGGATACTTGTGATCATGTAAGaattagggctcgtttggtacgtCATATTAggtatgatagtataagcttatacaatacaatatgagtttatccattgtttggtgctgaCATTGTATTATATAAACTTATACATCAATCccctcttatacatcaaaatgatggattatttaatccaccccatagatgatggataaggcatgataaaagTGTGATGTATAgactacttgaatatatttaatctattgcaccaccaccacactccaccaccaccaccacaaccactacCACtgctactaccaccaccactgccgccaccaccaccaccagcttCGCTGCCGCCACCActatctccaccaccaccgtcgttgtcgcaaccaccaccgccaccatcgccgtcgccgccaccactaccactgcccatactaccgccaccaccattgccactaTCGTTAATACCATCATCGTTTCGCCACTactaccaccgccaccaccctctaCCACCACTATcgccgtcgccaccaccaccaccacgacgCTCCACCACTGCAACCATTGTTGAAATTGTCATCGTTATCGCCACCACTTCAGCCACCAGCGCCACTGCCACTtcaaccaccaccctccaccaccgccgCTGTCACCACCGTCGCTCCACCACCATGCTCCACCACTAACACCCTCGTTGATACGATCATCGTTTAtgtcactaccaccaccaccctccaccaccactgtcgccaccACCCAACACCACCGCTACCATCATCACCTCCCAATACCACCATTACCGCCGCCgccatccaccaccaccgccatacgaccaaacgttgtatagtattgaaattttatcaggcctaatacaatcaggtcctatactatcatgccttatactatacaacataccaTACATGCCcttaaagaaaataattaaaataaggaAGATAATTTAGAGATGAAGAAGCTTCAACGTTAAGATAATAATTCATTATGGCAACCCAATTTATGTAGCTTATTTAATGATTCTTATGAAACCAACCATACCCCTTAAATTGTTAACTCACTCCCATGTTGTTACTAACTATCCTCCCCAAACTCACTACCCACAAGCAACCATCATACAAGTGTTATGGAGTGCACATGCATGAAGAACAAAGAAGCTATCTAGAGGACATTCTACGAGCCGCTATCTAGACAAGTTAAAAGTATACGAAACTAATCATAAACCCTTTGCTATGAGCGATTATTCTTATCTACCTATACTCAATTTCTTCATGGTTCAGATGAATTAAGTAATTAACACATTCGTCAAGAGACAATTAACCACTAGAGATTATGATTATCCACTTCGTATATCAAGCACAAAGAAAAAATACCAATCatgaaaagaaactaaacaagagGACAGATAAAAATGATTCACATCATCAATTATGTTGCAACCTCGAGAAAGATATTTGTATACTTTTGTTATGTCTTGAGGTGTTGAGTTTTCATTCAATTATGTCTTGATCTTTGTTCACCGGACATTGATCCTTCAAGTTGTTACCGAATAACTTGGATTTCTTTTGAATTTGAGCACTACAACATATTTTTGAAACCACCCAAATGTATAGTATTATTGCATATAAATCACTAGACTTAAAAGAACACAAAGAAGACCTTATCCAAGTCCCCAATATGCTATTTGGGTGCTTTTGTTTGCTTGTGTTCTTTTCACGCGTTGACAATACTGCAACAACCCCTTTTTTTGGGCACTACTTGAGCAATGAGGAAAAACGGATGAGCATCCTAATGCCCAACAACTTTCGCGCCAATGCGTCCCTATCTCGAACGTCTTGTTTGGGTCAAGGTAAGTAAATATTTGTTGCCTAGTGATTAACAATGACCTCAGTACATATTGTCTATGTTTATCTACTATTTGTTCAAGTGCAcaaagtaaggaaaaagagcttAATCTCAAACTTCCCTTTCTTTCTCAAAGCTCTCCGACTCTTCAAGAAGGAGAGTGGCAATGCTTGAAGCCTTGAACCATAAAGTTTTTATGGTGAGAAGTGAAACAAAAATGTGTACGAATAGAAGAAGACCTATAATAGCCTAGCCAACAAGATCCTATTAAGTGGTCCAATCAGTCTAATGTGTGATGTTTAATAAGAAGAATCTTCCAGTAATTAGTTGATTAGGGATTGAATGGGAAAATGAACTATTATTACCTAGTCACATCGAAAATATGAAACAGTTTCTTTTAGTTAGGTCCGATTTGCGCTACCTCAAAGACTGGATTCAAGTCCCTTCTAATGATAGGGTCGATTTACAGTTTTTGGTTGCAAGACCTAAATCCAAATATAGAATTTAAAATCGAGTTCATTCCTAAGTAACAGTAACTAGTTTCTCAATATAAACCttcttaattaatatattttaaagtgTGTTGAACAAATGAGAAATTGCTacaaattataatattaatttttaaggtaaatagaaatttaaatttacatttttaagaattaagaattaAATTATCTTTTTCTTATCAAAGAATAGAATTAAAATATCTAATTAATCCTTCTATTGAGGATTAAATTGAGCTATGGGACTATTCGATCTGTCTGGGTTAAAAGTTACTGAGAGCCTGCTGAGAGTATAGTAAGTAAAGCTTCGTCGTTAGGCTTTGAGGAAGCAGATTCGGTTGCTCCGCCGAGACGATGGGTGGTTTCCGGTTAGTTCTGGCGGTGGCTGTGTTCCTCGCCTGCTTGATCTCCGTCTCTCTGTCTTTCCAATCCGATGAACTTCTCGACGACGAAGAATTCGGCCTCGAAGGTGGACGCCCATCCCAGTCCGAATCCCGTCCTccaccttccaccaccaccaccaatcgGAAGAGATTTTCCGACTCCTCCTCCGATTCCAAGATCCAGTTCATTCTCCAACACGCCTTTGGAGACTCCGATTTCACCGACGCCGGCAACTTCTCCGCTCGCCTCAAAACTTGGAGCCACGGCGCTCAGGTACCTTCGCTTCAAATCTAGTAGAAAATTTATTGAATTGGTATTGCGTCGATTCGAATCTATGCAAAACTGTGAATATTTTGACTTGTTAATTTCACCTTATTGTGCTGAGTTCGAATTGATATATATGATTATATGCAAGATTCATGCACTGAAAAACGGTTTTGATCTGTGGCAGACACTGACGAAGCTGCGGTTTACACGGGATACGTTTACTGATGTTGAGAAGAACAAGTTTCAAGtaatttgtttgttttccaTTGAGCTATTTTGCGTGTGAGTGTGTTTTCGCGCCTTTGTTAGCTTTGTGTGAATGTTTGGGACTGTTCTATTATTGCAGGAGCTGTTGCAAGGAGATGATTTCTATAAGATTAGATTGCCATCCAATGTTTTGAGTCCTCCAGGAAGGGACTATATTGTTTCTTCAGTGAAAGCTGTAAGTGTGAATATAGATAGTTTAGTATTAGATAGTAGGAAACAAAAGTCAAGGACCCTTTTCAATCAAGCATGGTGGTCCTGGCCCTGGCCATTTACTATTCATACTATGGTTTTACTTTCATGTTTATAATTGGGAAATGTGAAGTTTttagttccttgatctttttattatttttctagcATTTTTTTGGTGAAGCATATAATGGGTGGTACTGCGGTATGATAGTTAGCAACATTGTTCTAACAATACTGGGTGTGGTTTGTTCCACACTTGCCTGATACTGAGTGAAAGTTAAACTGCTTCTTCTGTTTAACTCTTTTCCTGGCATCCCTTTTCAATGTGTGAATAACTTTCAGTAACTTGAATCCTTGTTATACTGCTGCTGGATTTGTCAATATTTTTGGTAGTTGTGGCTCTCTTAGTTGTTCTTTCAGGGACTCTTTGAGCTATTGTCTCCAATTAGAACTAACAGTTCTGCCTTTTTGAATCCAGAGATGTCTTCCAGGGGATGGATTGGAGGAGCATTTTGTAATACACACGGTAATTTATGTTATTAAACTAAAATATGCTGTTTATACTGCAATTATGGGCTTCTATCTGCAAAATAACTTCTTCTCCACTCAACTCAAATTTTGATACATGAAGAGGCTTGTCATGGATACTCTCTTGCCATTTGAAAATCAAACGCAAGGGTCTCATGAAAGTGGGAAAAATAGTGAAAGTCTTTTGATGTAGATTCAATTAATCATTTTACTAGGAATATCCAGAATATGATAGGATTATCGATTCATAAGCAGGGTGTGTGCTATACTGCTGTATCATTTTAATATGGGGTTGACAACACTGATCAAATCCGAAATTTCAATAGATCTATAGAGAGTAACTTCATTTTGGAGGTTTCTCTTGAAGGTTTTTATAAACTAGCTTTACTCTTTCCCAGCATCTCTAGTGCTTTCTTTGCCTCAAATTCTTGGATTCtactataaaaaaaacacaggTTTGACCAGTCTCTCTTGTGGTTGAACTCTCAAAGTCTATTTCTCGCATGCCTTTCTGTGAATATCATCTTGTAGAGATAACTCCACAATCCTTCCTTAATTTCTTTATCAGTAGCTAAGACTTTCCTACCTTCATTCTTAACACCTCTTGCACTAAATCCCTTGTTTTCTTACTCATCTCTTGGAAATCTTGTATATATTTCCCCCCTCATTTCCCAACCCTTTTGACTCAGTAAGAACTACTTATGCTACCTTTCAAAATGTCTTTTGATCAATAACATTATTTAGCCAAGTTACATTACTAGCCTATTGGCACACTAGAGGCATTTTTATGCAAAATGATATTCTCTTAATTTTATATCCATTTTATATTTACGAAAAAGGAAGAGTCTTAAATCATAGCTGTAGTTTTTATAGTGAGACAGTTGATTTTGGGAAAAAAAGGTAGAGAAAGTGGATTTTAAATGTGTTTTCATATGAATCAGGCTATCGAGTGCCAAAAAGACACAATGATGAATACAGAAGTAGAAAGTATTTAATGAATGGTACATCATTTAAGGGAACTTTGAAAGCTTTACTTTGTATTTAATACTTTTCATTTATGAATCCTTAACAGTCACAAGTGCCTTAAAGACGCTTGTTGGCATTTCCCAGTTCATATTTCATATTTCATGTAAATGGAGGAGACTTGAGAGAGCATGGGCGTTGTTCCCTATAAATTAGTGTATAATACTTCAACCTGGAAACAGGACTGAACTTTGTCTGTATAGCTTTTCTTACAGAGCAGATATTTCTTTTTAATCTTATTGAGTCTCAGTCTTTCTATTTTTTCTGTTTCAGGAAGGTGTTAACATCTTGGCTGTCAATTATGGTGCCCATGGGGCTTGCCCTTATCCCCGGCAATTGAAGCTTGTAAGTCACATCTGCTTTTGACAACTGCACTCATTTCATGTTTCTCATTGAGCATAGCCCAAGTTTAAAACTTACCAACATGTCTTATTGTTATCTATTTTCTTATCCTATTGCTTCTGTTATTTTGTAAATAGAGTTGGTTTCTGTAAAAGGTAGAACAACCATCTGTTACTCTAATTATTTGTGCTGCCCATGGAGTCACTATTCAATATTCCTATTTCTTTCCTTAACATACGAAAATTGATATCAATGAAGAATTTATTCAatgtttatatttgtttttGCCATACATGCAGTCATTTGCTTAAGCATCTAAAATGATTGTCGCATGTAAGGGCTGTGAAGGCTAGTTTTACAATCTAGAATTCAAATATAAAAGTGTACTTAGATCCAAAATTAGCAGATGGAAGTTTAGACCAAAGATGGGTTACCTTGTGAATATATTAGGGTCCTTAATCCTAATCCATGTTAGTTTTAAAGAGTAAAATTATCATATATGAAGCCTTTTATAAATTTAGTTTCAAGGAATATTCCATAGTCCATACATATGTCCTGGTTGATTTAATAACCTGCTGTGCTACAACTTGTCCTTTGTTCTTAAGAGTAACTAGATTTGAGAAAACTCTCTTGTGCATGTTTCAGCTCTATTTCATTACTAGTCCAATGGCTTATTTTATAACGTAAAAGCTAATTGTATACATGCTTTTGTTTTCTTGGCCTCAGCCAGCAAAGTGGTCTTTCAAGTCACACACAGTTTTGAAGAACAGTGAACAGGCACCGAGGTATATGTACTACGATTGACATTTTCACTCctaattgtttatttttataaaaaaagtgCAGGATGAAGGTTCTCTCTTAATTGCCAATTTTAGAAGGTTTTCTCCCTTTGTAAAACTAAGGAACAAAAAGTGCAGAATGAAAAACTGCTAGTGTATTGAAATTATGATATTGATTATATAACTTATACACATTATATGGAAATATAATTAGATCAAAATAATAGTCAAATGTCTTGTTCGCAGCAAACTATTTGCTGAATTCAATGTccagtattttattttaaaatttgagttGCTTGTTTTCAGTGGATCTTTTGCATGCTTTTCTCAAATATctcaattaaaatgaaaaaaagaacataaaaaaGTGGAAAATTAGAATTTGAAAATAGCTTCCCCAACTAGGAGCCTGTTTGTCTATTTCTCATCCCTCTTTCCGAGGCATGGAAACTGAAGTTAACCCCCCAACTCTACCCTGAGCCTCTGTCTTTTGAACTTCAGTTTGTGTCCTCCCACTATAATACAAACAGGCCCTAAATGTTTCCATCTTGTTGTCTGGACTTTGTTGACTAGATTCATATGGTCCTTATCTTATAGACTAGGAAGGAAGGAAACCTTTTGCAGTTTAGATCATTGACATTACACGTGATGTAACTGTTGAATCATCCTTATTAGAAGTTTTTACTTGTGcagtttgtgttttttttttatattcaacaaaaacatttttttgCTTCCACAGAACGCCAATATTTGCTGAAGAGGTGCTTGGTGGAGAGGGAATAGATGGCGAAACTATAAAGCCAATAGAAAGGTCCTTTTGGGCTAAATATGTGAGTATACAGCATACATGATTGCTTGATCTTTAAGCCACGGCTTTTCCTTTTTTAATTACACTAATCAGTTCTTCTTATGTGGAAACTTCACATGAAATTATTTGTCTATCTTTTCATAAGTATTAATCAGGTGTATGAAGAGAGACATAGATACAATATTTTACTCGACATTGTCATGAGAGAATCCAAATCCATGTACATATgtatttattttctaaaaaatctCATTTGGAACCTGTTCAATATCAGTGGATGTACCTGATCCCTCTCGGACTCATTGTAATGAATGCGGTTACCCAAGCGATGAATATGCCTGAGGAACAGGCTGGTGCGCAAGGTGGCGCCGGACCTGCACCGCAGCAGCTAGGATCTGCTGCAGCTCAGCGCGGAACAAACTCTGGTGTGCGGAGAAGATGATCATTCATTTGGGAAGACAATCTTAGATTGACCTTTGATGTAacatttcaaaataattttagttGCATGTTAATATTGTGAGGTCtgtaagaattttttttaatttgatttgcCTGTAAACTTTGAAACAGTAGTATCTTGAAGTTTTCCAATTAGATCGAGTAATTAATGTCATATTGAAATTTTGACACGAAAAGAAGTTTGACTCAGGAGCACTGCTGTTTCAGTTTgaaattcatgattttaatttttgaatgcAAGTTTATTTTGATAACTTGCACACATGAGCTTCTATATTTTGCTCCCTCCCTGCTTGGACATATATTTGAATCCCCATAGTATATTAATATGTGCACTCATTTTTGTATCTATCATTCACATTTATCAATATTCAATATGATTTGAAGAACGTACTCAAATTCCTAGAACAAACTTGAGCCCTCTACAATGTCCTTTGCAATATGCTTTGAATCTAACCGGGCTCTCACTGCTGTCACTATGCTTTTTAATCATTCAAGCAGGAAGCATTACAATATCATGAGACTTGTTTTTTCAACGGATTTTTTTGTCATTCATAAGACTCAGTCTGAGAACTTATTTAAAGAGAATTAGACAATTAGACATGTATCACTGAACCAATTGGTTTCAACTAGCGTTTCACAAAGTTCTATTTATATTAATCAATTTCTTAAATCCTCATTTGGTTGGTTAATGAAATGAACATACACCGGAGTTACAAAATAGTTGAATTGGACAGCAAATGAAAATGCTGAGACCTTAGCATTAGTACTAATGCAATTGCAAGGGGACGTTAGCGGGCAAAAAGTTGATGAAACTTTTATTAAGTATTGAGATGAAAATGTTCACATTACAGCCAATTAGTATCCAAACACTTGATTATCAGGATAATAACTTCAATGGCACCAatgattttcaattttcattgaTTCACCGTGCAATGTTCACGTTTATCCCATAAATATCAacataatcataatcataattCATAACAGTCAACAACTTCTTCCCAGCCCGAAAACATATCACAAAGAAGGACTCTTTATCCCATCATAGTTCATCCTGCAGATCAAAGAAATGGATTCTTTTAGAACAACAAACTTAAAGATGTCAAAGATTGCATATTAATCACAATCGTTCCACAAGCTGAAAACACAAGGATAGCTTCTCCCTCCTTTTTATTCTTTAAACTGAAGTTATGACATGAAAAGCTAAGCTTAAACAAAATTAGTGACCAAGTTTGGTGAGGGATCATCAAAATGCCACGCTATCTCTATAAATGTAACAACAATGCTAAATCTTACGAAAGAAAATTGCAAAAAATGCAAGAAGTGGCGATAACTAGCACTTCTATGTTTCTTACAGCAACTTTCAATATTTTCCATGAATGTAATTTCTAATTACCAAGAGAAAGAATAACAATGAAGAAATTGGGACTTACATGATCATCATAACCACGACGATACTGCATATggaaaacaacaaaacaaagtGTTAGAAATGCTTGTCCTCGTTGCAACACAGGGCAACAAAAAGTATCATCAAATTGGAATCTAAATCCAAAAACTCAAATATAACAAAATTCAGCACAATAACCACTCCAACATCATTCCAttaacatgatttttttttctaggtTTTGTAGACATTTTGCTGCCTTAGTAGTAGTGAGAAACACATAAACCAATTCAGTCTGTTGTTTCTTTTATTCTTTGTCAAATACATGTATTGAGATATAAGTGAAGTAGTATAGctgatattttttaaataaagttCATTCTCAAACAAAGATTGCAATTATATCTTTTTGTTTCAAGGGAACTAGGTAGTGTTCAGCTCCAAAAAAGGTCAGCCACAAAGATATAATTACTAAGAGAACTTGATGACTTTTACCAGAAAAAAGGCCTAACTTAAAGTGAAATACTTCTGATAAAATTATCAAGTAAGTTGGTTTATCTACCACACACATTTTACCAATAGAAGATAGATCAAAGCTAGAATTGAAAAATACTAGAATGATATCCAGTTTCTATAGAACATGATTTCTATTTTCTATCCTATAAAAGGGAGTGATGATTCATTAATAATGAAAATAGCAAATATTGACTATATTCATGTATCATACAGACCTTTCTATATCTGTCTCTGTGTCTGTCCCTGTGATGTCGGTCATGGCCTCTCTCTTTCCTCCTCCTCTCACCTTCTTCTCTTGCTCTTTGAGCCTCCTGCATAAATGTGAGTTTAGATTCTGGAAAAGAAACCAGGTGACTTATGGCAGATGAAGGAACTAAAAGGTGTATATTCAAGTACCTCCTCCTCTTTAGCTTTTCtaattttctcttcttcctcaaaagcctccTTTTCAATCTGAGATGCCACAAAATAAGGGTCACTAGGAGAATTGAATTCCATTTTTATGACTTGATGGATACTTTCGGAGGTAAATCAAATATTACTTTGAAAAGGCTTAAGTTTCTAGACCATTTCTAGAATCAAATGCAAGTTCCTGAAAAACTAACCTCCCTGTTGGCAAAAACTTCATCAACAACTTCTCTTGCATAATCAGGATCATCACAAATCAAAAAGTTGTCAAAAACTGAACCGCCTTTAACCTGAACCACAATATTTTCCTTTAGCCTAATAGTTCCAGACCtccaagagagaaagaagatctaCGGAATAATATACAACTCATCACCAAATATGGAAGTTTACATTCATTTTACCTGCCAAACTTCGATGCCAACATACTTGATAG
This is a stretch of genomic DNA from Lotus japonicus ecotype B-129 chromosome 1, LjGifu_v1.2. It encodes these proteins:
- the LOC130728367 gene encoding uncharacterized protein LOC130728367, producing the protein MGGFRLVLAVAVFLACLISVSLSFQSDELLDDEEFGLEGGRPSQSESRPPPSTTTTNRKRFSDSSSDSKIQFILQHAFGDSDFTDAGNFSARLKTWSHGAQTLTKLRFTRDTFTDVEKNKFQELLQGDDFYKIRLPSNVLSPPGRDYIVSSVKARCLPGDGLEEHFVIHTEGVNILAVNYGAHGACPYPRQLKLPAKWSFKSHTVLKNSEQAPRTPIFAEEVLGGEGIDGETIKPIERSFWAKYWMYLIPLGLIVMNAVTQAMNMPEEQAGAQGGAGPAPQQLGSAAAQRGTNSGVRRR